From Candidatus Poribacteria bacterium, one genomic window encodes:
- a CDS encoding secondary thiamine-phosphate synthase enzyme YjbQ: MIQHIEITLPEYPRGFHLVTDEIMKSLGELPKEGILHLFIKHTSAGLTINENDDPTVREDFANSFDRLVKEREPFYRHTIEGDDDMPAHIKASLVGFTVSVPITDHRLNLGIWQGIYLCEFRNRGGRRNLTATLYF; encoded by the coding sequence GTGATTCAACATATCGAAATAACTTTGCCCGAATATCCACGTGGCTTTCATCTCGTTACAGATGAGATTATGAAATCACTCGGTGAACTGCCAAAAGAAGGCATCCTACATCTCTTCATCAAACACACCTCAGCCGGACTGACCATCAACGAGAACGATGATCCGACTGTACGCGAAGATTTTGCGAACAGTTTCGACCGGCTTGTCAAGGAACGAGAACCCTTCTACCGACACACGATAGAAGGCGATGACGATATGCCGGCGCATATCAAAGCATCACTCGTGGGTTTTACCGTCTCCGTTCCGATTACCGACCACCGCCTCAACTTAGGCATCTGGCAAGGGATTTATCTCTGCGAATTCCGAAATAGAGGTGGCAGGCGGAACCTCACGGCGACGCTTTATTTTTAG
- a CDS encoding TIGR04282 family arsenosugar biosynthesis glycosyltransferase — translation MKTCVIVFAKNPVPNQVKTRLVPTFSPEQAATLYTAFLRDWCETLAQLSGVDLIVAYTPVDAKPDLQALIGDNAIYIPQTGTDLGERLTSATQWAVEHRYTKILLVGSDSPTLPISYISEALTQLDSRDITIGPSTDGGYYLIGFSERSVETTVPFVFENIAWSTASVFQQTLARIRSVKATVGLLPPWYDIDTAEDLAFLYAHISATRLAGGTVQAVRTESLLTELFSKITHPMEIKNLNR, via the coding sequence ATGAAAACCTGTGTCATTGTTTTTGCTAAGAATCCGGTGCCGAATCAGGTCAAAACTCGGCTTGTCCCAACGTTTTCACCGGAACAAGCGGCGACATTATATACGGCGTTCCTCAGAGATTGGTGTGAAACGCTTGCCCAACTTTCCGGTGTGGACTTAATTGTTGCTTATACACCCGTAGATGCGAAACCCGATTTACAAGCACTCATCGGAGACAATGCCATCTATATCCCGCAGACGGGAACTGATCTCGGGGAACGATTGACTTCAGCGACACAGTGGGCAGTGGAACACAGATACACAAAAATTTTACTCGTCGGTTCGGACAGTCCGACGTTACCGATTTCATACATCTCAGAGGCACTTACACAACTTGACTCGCGGGACATCACTATCGGACCAAGTACGGATGGGGGCTATTACCTCATCGGCTTTTCCGAGCGGAGTGTGGAAACAACAGTACCGTTTGTATTTGAGAACATCGCCTGGAGCACAGCGAGCGTTTTTCAACAAACGCTGGCGCGTATTCGTTCAGTAAAGGCGACGGTGGGACTTCTACCCCCATGGTATGACATAGATACGGCTGAAGATTTGGCGTTTTTGTATGCGCACATATCGGCGACGCGACTCGCCGGCGGAACGGTGCAAGCCGTTAGAACAGAATCTCTATTGACGGAATTATTTTCAAAGATTACACACCCAATGGAGATTAAGAATCTAAATCGGTAA
- a CDS encoding ATP-binding cassette domain-containing protein: MIAPLLHMQAITKDFPGVRALDAVSFEINRGEIHALCGENGAGKSTLIKILGGVYPFGTYDGQLRIDGLKQQFHTVRDAERAGIAVIHQELALIPEMTVAENIYLGKEPERFGIIDKQRLYHDAGQLLSQFGLTLPLDRPVYELGIGQQQLVEIAKALERSRGWVSQPDGFLRAEATGRETLPLLVLDEPTAALTESEVEILRRILMQLREKGVACIYITHKLKEIFQSADRVTVLRDGKTVATHAVESRECTEELLISEMVGRELTTLFPKRHARPTSEDASNQEVALRIENLSTYPSEPPQLEDVSFEVRRGEILGIAGLMGAGRTELISTIFGAYSGKWEGKVLIDGTPVEIHAPHQAIAHGLGLVSEDRKRYGLLLDVDVVRNMTLASLNASSDIVSHGIIDDDVASEKSGRYVDSLQIKTTSLDVPVNHLSGGNQQKVVLGKWLMTHPKVLFLDEPTRGIDVGAKTEIHALMAQLAREDVAIVFVSSELPEILGMSDRVLVLHEGKIMGEFTNENLTQEDILRCAAGT; the protein is encoded by the coding sequence GTGATAGCCCCACTTCTCCACATGCAGGCGATTACCAAAGACTTCCCGGGTGTGCGCGCTTTAGACGCTGTCTCTTTTGAAATAAATCGTGGCGAAATCCACGCCCTCTGTGGAGAAAATGGTGCGGGTAAATCAACACTGATTAAGATCCTCGGGGGTGTCTATCCCTTCGGAACTTATGATGGACAGCTACGTATTGATGGGCTCAAACAGCAATTTCACACTGTGCGTGACGCAGAACGCGCTGGAATCGCTGTTATTCATCAGGAATTGGCACTCATTCCAGAGATGACGGTTGCCGAGAACATCTATCTCGGTAAGGAACCTGAGCGATTTGGCATTATCGACAAACAACGGCTTTATCACGACGCTGGACAACTTTTGTCGCAATTCGGGTTGACACTCCCCTTAGATCGTCCGGTTTATGAACTCGGTATCGGTCAGCAACAACTCGTAGAGATAGCAAAAGCCTTAGAACGTAGTAGGGGTTGGGTCTCCCAACCCGATGGTTTCCTACGGGCAGAGGCAACGGGCAGGGAAACCCTGCCCCTACTGGTGCTTGATGAACCGACGGCTGCCTTGACGGAAAGCGAAGTGGAGATTCTCCGGCGTATTTTGATGCAACTCCGGGAAAAAGGTGTGGCGTGTATTTACATTACCCACAAACTTAAGGAGATTTTTCAAAGTGCTGATCGGGTGACGGTGTTACGGGATGGCAAAACGGTAGCCACGCACGCTGTTGAATCTCGCGAATGCACGGAAGAATTACTCATTTCAGAAATGGTCGGTAGGGAACTAACCACACTCTTTCCGAAACGACACGCCCGCCCGACTTCTGAAGATGCATCGAATCAAGAAGTAGCACTCCGAATAGAAAACTTAAGCACTTACCCTTCGGAACCGCCGCAGCTGGAAGACGTTAGTTTTGAGGTGCGGCGCGGGGAAATCCTCGGCATTGCAGGTTTGATGGGTGCTGGTAGAACAGAACTGATTAGCACTATTTTCGGGGCTTATTCTGGGAAATGGGAGGGTAAAGTTCTTATAGACGGCACACCCGTCGAAATCCACGCGCCACATCAGGCGATAGCGCATGGGTTGGGACTGGTCAGTGAGGACAGGAAGCGTTACGGACTACTTCTGGATGTAGATGTTGTCCGCAACATGACGCTCGCGAGTCTCAATGCCTCGTCGGATATTGTATCGCACGGTATAATTGATGACGATGTGGCATCTGAAAAAAGTGGACGTTATGTGGATTCTCTTCAGATTAAGACGACCTCACTTGATGTTCCCGTGAACCACCTGAGTGGCGGAAATCAACAGAAAGTGGTTCTGGGGAAATGGCTGATGACGCATCCAAAAGTGTTGTTTCTTGATGAACCGACTCGCGGTATTGATGTTGGTGCGAAAACGGAAATCCACGCACTCATGGCGCAACTGGCGCGAGAGGATGTTGCGATTGTGTTCGTATCGTCTGAATTACCGGAGATTTTAGGCATGAGCGACCGGGTTCTGGTGCTACATGAAGGCAAAATTATGGGTGAATTTACCAACGAGAATCTAACGCAGGAAGACATCTTAAGATGTGCGGCTGGAACTTAA
- a CDS encoding type II toxin-antitoxin system HicA family toxin, with amino-acid sequence MNVHLNKRHQRTLEAIFSTRTSATLQWRRIESLFIALGATKKEGRGSSVTFKLKGEPVTFHRPHPRKEASKYQVRDARDFLKRVGITP; translated from the coding sequence ATGAATGTACACTTAAACAAAAGACACCAAAGGACATTAGAGGCTATTTTTAGCACACGAACCTCCGCTACACTACAATGGCGGCGGATTGAATCGCTTTTCATAGCACTCGGTGCTACAAAAAAGGAAGGACGCGGATCTTCTGTGACTTTCAAACTGAAGGGAGAGCCTGTCACATTTCATCGACCCCATCCTCGAAAAGAGGCAAGCAAATATCAAGTTCGTGATGCCCGAGACTTTCTAAAACGAGTAGGAATAACACCATGA
- a CDS encoding glycosyltransferase family 4 protein, which yields MKISDTSKSNILYLDSGSGIGGGQRSLLLLLSLLDRNHWTPFVGCLGDSAFAAEVAKTEAKIVPLSLPAAHNKTDKVKRFTFRDLLADFQQFQVVLQLHRAVKRHAIDLIHANSLSVALLGGIVARINRIPILMHKRYATSYGILDRLCERLLQRVILVSEATRWDFAPTAKQTLIYNGVDLDAFQASPEEVETLRRELFPDAADASLLAGVVTRITPEKGIHFLVRAMAELKGKTPIKLLIVGGPYFQKDVDYMDSLKREVADLGVEDSVIFTGFLSDTRIVMSLLDIVLVPSIIPEACPRTIIEAMAVGKPVIATPLGGSKELVTSETGILVPPEDAPAIAKAVVALATDRERLRTMGEAARTRAVQLFSSQKNTALTEAVYTELLTAS from the coding sequence ATGAAAATATCCGACACATCGAAATCCAACATCCTATACCTCGATAGCGGTTCAGGTATCGGCGGCGGTCAACGGAGTCTTCTACTGCTGCTAAGCCTCTTAGATAGGAATCACTGGACCCCTTTTGTCGGATGTCTCGGTGATAGTGCTTTCGCAGCGGAAGTCGCAAAGACAGAAGCGAAGATCGTTCCACTGTCTCTACCCGCGGCGCACAATAAAACGGATAAGGTGAAACGGTTTACATTTCGTGATCTGTTGGCAGACTTTCAGCAATTCCAGGTCGTCCTTCAACTCCACCGAGCCGTAAAACGACACGCGATAGATCTTATACACGCAAACTCACTTTCAGTGGCACTCCTCGGCGGGATTGTTGCAAGGATAAATCGCATTCCGATCCTGATGCACAAACGTTATGCAACCTCGTATGGCATTTTAGACCGACTCTGCGAAAGGCTTCTCCAACGCGTGATTCTGGTGTCAGAGGCGACGCGTTGGGACTTTGCGCCTACGGCAAAGCAGACATTAATCTATAACGGTGTAGATTTAGACGCTTTTCAGGCATCGCCAGAGGAGGTAGAAACCCTTCGGAGAGAACTTTTTCCCGATGCCGCTGACGCGTCATTACTCGCCGGGGTCGTGACTCGGATTACACCCGAAAAAGGTATTCATTTCTTAGTCCGCGCGATGGCGGAACTTAAGGGAAAAACGCCTATTAAGCTCCTGATTGTCGGGGGTCCCTATTTCCAAAAAGACGTTGATTATATGGATTCCCTCAAACGGGAGGTTGCGGATTTGGGTGTTGAAGATTCCGTCATCTTCACGGGATTTCTATCGGACACGCGTATCGTAATGAGTTTACTGGACATTGTATTGGTGCCATCTATTATCCCAGAAGCCTGTCCGCGTACGATTATTGAGGCGATGGCGGTCGGTAAACCGGTGATCGCTACGCCGTTGGGTGGTAGTAAAGAACTCGTCACGTCTGAAACAGGAATTTTAGTGCCACCCGAAGATGCGCCAGCAATTGCGAAGGCTGTAGTAGCCCTTGCAACTGACCGAGAAAGATTGAGAACAATGGGAGAAGCCGCTCGCACACGTGCTGTGCAGCTATTCAGTAGTCAAAAAAACACCGCTTTGACGGAGGCAGTCTATACGGAACTGCTAACGGCATCTTAA
- the tsaE gene encoding tRNA (adenosine(37)-N6)-threonylcarbamoyltransferase complex ATPase subunit type 1 TsaE produces MENRNEIFTTESPRETQALGEKLGQTLKQGDVIALIGDLGTGKTCLTQGIARGVGIAPNEIVSSPSYILINEYNGTVPIYHIDLYRLENSEEIAELGLSEYVEGDGICIIEWAERMADALPDTCIKIHITVEETNISDNYNEADASISQSPVDENIRHIEIQHPIPR; encoded by the coding sequence ATGGAAAATAGAAACGAAATCTTTACAACAGAAAGTCCTCGTGAGACACAAGCACTCGGTGAGAAACTCGGTCAAACGCTCAAACAAGGAGATGTCATCGCACTTATTGGTGACCTCGGAACTGGCAAGACCTGTTTAACCCAAGGCATCGCGCGGGGTGTAGGTATCGCACCCAACGAGATTGTCAGCAGCCCCTCGTATATCCTGATTAACGAATATAATGGAACGGTGCCGATCTACCACATTGATCTGTACCGACTTGAAAACAGCGAAGAGATTGCTGAACTCGGACTCAGCGAATATGTAGAAGGCGACGGGATTTGTATCATTGAATGGGCAGAGCGGATGGCAGATGCCTTGCCTGATACCTGTATAAAGATTCACATAACGGTTGAAGAGACAAACATCTCAGATAACTATAACGAAGCAGACGCGTCAATATCACAGAGTCCTGTAGATGAAAATATCCGACACATCGAAATCCAACATCCTATACCTCGATAG
- a CDS encoding phytanoyl-CoA dioxygenase family protein, with the protein MKVNRTQFMEEGYLVVREVIPPEELDALRESYELMVSRQREIWSRERSPNDPPGGVWETSAQPRLLLGRDPLAGHVDEKTASAIEIWAHENMQGISSELLGAADAGVTEMMLMCNPVRDCGPATWHRDHHPIDTAPLLGYIDDIVETGPRYVQWNLSLYDDSVLWVLPGSHLRVNTEAENEQLLTDPKVPLLSALQTHLNAGDGVVYILPILHWGSNYSRKMRRTIHGGFSNYTHYPTSDYIEYLSPEVQGMFDRWNVRSNQMKVWCEEALRAAIKKDANAYHAALEKLHPDRGKKGKILSTVFLCKAACFVAFTHGCELEDIPDELKNRGKGPHAITLNWGPSFAEDRFTKEEASLLWERFKPLDALLKTDEELYLPGFQSGPMHYYFNEMPANFGVADFIETWGL; encoded by the coding sequence ATGAAAGTGAATCGGACGCAATTCATGGAGGAAGGTTATCTCGTTGTTCGAGAGGTAATACCGCCAGAAGAACTCGACGCGCTTCGGGAAAGTTATGAATTGATGGTATCGCGTCAGCGAGAAATCTGGTCACGAGAACGGTCACCAAACGACCCACCCGGCGGCGTATGGGAGACTTCCGCACAACCGCGTCTCCTGCTTGGACGCGACCCACTCGCGGGGCACGTCGATGAGAAAACTGCCAGTGCTATCGAAATTTGGGCGCATGAAAATATGCAAGGGATTAGCAGTGAACTCCTCGGCGCAGCGGACGCCGGTGTTACCGAGATGATGCTTATGTGTAATCCGGTCCGAGACTGTGGACCTGCGACTTGGCATCGAGACCATCACCCCATTGATACAGCACCCTTACTGGGCTATATCGACGATATTGTGGAGACCGGACCGCGCTACGTTCAGTGGAATCTCTCGCTTTATGATGATAGCGTGCTATGGGTGCTGCCCGGCAGCCACTTACGGGTAAATACCGAGGCGGAAAATGAGCAGTTGTTGACAGATCCGAAGGTGCCGTTACTCAGTGCCCTTCAAACACATCTTAATGCCGGCGACGGAGTCGTTTACATTCTGCCAATTTTGCACTGGGGCAGCAACTACAGCAGAAAAATGCGACGCACGATCCATGGTGGTTTCTCAAACTACACCCACTATCCGACATCTGATTATATAGAGTATCTGTCGCCGGAAGTACAAGGGATGTTTGACCGGTGGAATGTGCGCAGCAATCAGATGAAAGTATGGTGTGAAGAAGCACTCCGAGCTGCTATCAAAAAGGATGCAAATGCCTATCACGCCGCTTTGGAAAAACTGCATCCGGACAGAGGTAAGAAAGGGAAGATACTCTCCACCGTCTTTTTGTGTAAAGCTGCGTGCTTTGTGGCGTTTACACACGGTTGTGAACTCGAAGATATTCCCGATGAGCTCAAGAACCGCGGCAAGGGACCTCACGCCATCACGCTGAACTGGGGACCCTCCTTCGCTGAAGATCGGTTTACGAAGGAGGAGGCATCTCTCCTATGGGAACGTTTCAAGCCACTTGACGCGCTTTTGAAAACCGACGAAGAGTTGTATCTACCGGGTTTTCAATCGGGTCCGATGCACTACTATTTCAACGAGATGCCTGCTAATTTCGGTGTTGCGGATTTTATTGAAACGTGGGGTCTATAG
- a CDS encoding RNA polymerase sigma factor — MKKDDAQLIHSVLSGDDTAFSTLVQKYQKTVHALAWQKIGDFHHAEEITQDTFLQAYQKLATLRDPDLFARWLCVIANRFCIDWLRKQKPAMQSLDDTRMDMVEEISYTRYIAEQHETKSIEDYCEIVDTLLQKLPERERVVMTLYYLDEMTTREIGRFLGISVNTIQSWLHRARKRLQGEAFIGTQEAGEELKRTDVELILKDIVPKMLSTIEKKIYAEFQAQLGKSIHETEMSEDMIKQVSEKMASDIREKIRAELQKKFEKECV; from the coding sequence ATGAAAAAAGACGATGCTCAGCTGATTCACAGTGTCCTGTCAGGTGACGATACGGCATTCAGTACCTTAGTTCAAAAGTACCAAAAGACTGTTCACGCCCTTGCGTGGCAGAAGATCGGCGATTTCCACCATGCTGAGGAAATTACACAAGACACTTTCCTACAAGCATATCAGAAACTCGCAACGCTCAGGGATCCCGATCTTTTTGCAAGATGGCTCTGTGTCATCGCTAACCGGTTCTGCATTGATTGGCTGCGCAAGCAAAAACCTGCGATGCAATCGCTGGATGACACGCGTATGGATATGGTCGAGGAAATCTCTTATACACGTTATATAGCCGAGCAGCACGAGACAAAATCCATAGAAGATTATTGTGAAATCGTCGATACTCTTTTGCAAAAACTCCCGGAAAGAGAACGCGTGGTTATGACACTCTACTATCTTGATGAAATGACAACCAGAGAGATTGGTCGTTTTTTGGGAATCTCGGTGAACACGATTCAAAGTTGGCTCCATCGCGCACGGAAACGTTTACAAGGGGAAGCGTTTATCGGGACACAAGAAGCTGGTGAGGAACTTAAGCGAACGGATGTAGAATTAATTCTGAAAGATATTGTGCCTAAAATGCTGAGTACCATAGAGAAAAAGATTTACGCCGAATTCCAGGCACAACTGGGAAAAAGTATTCACGAGACAGAGATGAGCGAAGATATGATCAAACAAGTGTCCGAAAAGATGGCGAGTGATATTAGGGAAAAAATAAGGGCAGAACTTCAGAAAAAATTTGAAAAAGAATGTGTTTGA
- a CDS encoding SDR family NAD(P)-dependent oxidoreductase produces MGQLDGKFAIVTGGNRGIGRGIARGLAAEGATLTIAARDAKLLEETADEFRANGTKVLTVATDVTDEEQIKALFAKSMDEYGRLDILVNNAGAFNGGPIGELATEDWDWVINVNLRAPFICTREAFAIMKAQGDGGRIINVGSISAHRVRPRTAPYSASKFGIWGLTQVTALEGRPHGITASCLQPGNTYVERHQNRAEPPSEPMMDVDDLAQAAVLMATLPPNINMLEATVLPIGQLYVGRG; encoded by the coding sequence ATGGGACAATTAGACGGAAAATTTGCGATTGTAACGGGTGGAAACCGCGGAATCGGAAGGGGGATTGCGAGAGGACTTGCAGCGGAAGGCGCGACGCTAACCATCGCTGCAAGGGATGCCAAACTCCTCGAGGAAACCGCTGACGAATTTCGGGCAAATGGCACAAAGGTGCTAACTGTTGCGACAGACGTAACAGATGAAGAACAGATCAAAGCACTCTTTGCAAAATCGATGGACGAATACGGACGTTTGGATATCCTTGTCAATAACGCTGGGGCATTTAACGGAGGTCCCATAGGTGAACTCGCAACAGAGGATTGGGACTGGGTTATTAATGTGAATCTCCGGGCACCGTTTATCTGTACACGCGAGGCGTTCGCAATTATGAAGGCGCAAGGTGACGGGGGTCGTATCATCAACGTCGGGAGTATCTCGGCACATCGGGTTCGTCCTCGGACTGCGCCTTACAGTGCGAGTAAATTCGGCATCTGGGGTTTGACACAGGTAACGGCGTTAGAGGGAAGACCACACGGGATCACGGCGAGTTGTTTACAACCCGGGAACACCTATGTAGAACGTCATCAAAATCGTGCAGAGCCACCGAGTGAACCGATGATGGACGTTGACGATCTGGCACAAGCGGCTGTTTTAATGGCAACCCTCCCGCCAAACATTAATATGTTAGAAGCGACCGTCTTACCTATTGGTCAACTCTATGTCGGACGTGGCTAA
- a CDS encoding toxin-antitoxin system HicB family antitoxin: MKTMTYRGYTAKIIYSDEDECFVGHVVNIDHIVGFHGDTDAELRVAFEDVVDLYIEVLEESENPPQKHAAGSFWARLRQAFHL; encoded by the coding sequence ATGAAAACAATGACATATAGAGGCTATACTGCTAAAATTATCTATAGTGACGAAGATGAATGCTTTGTTGGGCACGTTGTTAATATTGATCACATTGTTGGTTTTCACGGGGACACTGACGCTGAGCTGCGCGTTGCCTTTGAAGACGTAGTAGATCTCTACATAGAAGTTCTGGAGGAATCAGAGAACCCACCACAAAAGCATGCTGCAGGGAGTTTCTGGGCACGTCTTCGCCAAGCATTCCATCTATAG
- the tenA gene encoding thiaminase II, which translates to MAQTEKFTDELRRAAAPIWEADLKHPFVRGIADGTLPTEKFKFYLIQDYLFLLDYSRVFAHGVIKAHDEATMAMFAELLNETLNTEMDLHRGYCEKFGISATEMEAAPIAPTTHAYTRHILNIAEAGTLAELVAGVLPCQWGYAEIGTTLAEQGGSPAPLYQEWIDMYASPEFLALGKSLRGLLNGLTAEHSPSAKERIKNCFLMSSRYEYLFWEMAYTREEWKI; encoded by the coding sequence ATGGCACAAACCGAAAAATTTACCGATGAACTCAGACGCGCTGCGGCACCAATTTGGGAAGCCGACCTTAAACATCCTTTCGTTCGCGGTATTGCCGATGGCACGCTACCGACAGAGAAGTTCAAGTTCTATCTCATTCAAGATTATCTTTTCCTATTAGACTATAGTCGCGTGTTCGCGCACGGTGTTATAAAGGCTCACGATGAAGCGACAATGGCGATGTTTGCGGAGCTCCTCAACGAGACGCTGAACACCGAGATGGATTTGCATCGCGGGTATTGCGAGAAATTTGGTATCTCTGCCACTGAGATGGAGGCTGCACCCATCGCACCTACAACACATGCTTATACCCGACATATCCTCAATATTGCGGAAGCCGGCACTTTGGCTGAGCTCGTCGCCGGTGTCCTACCGTGTCAGTGGGGTTATGCCGAAATCGGAACAACGCTTGCTGAACAAGGGGGTTCACCAGCACCGCTCTATCAGGAATGGATTGATATGTACGCCTCACCTGAATTCCTCGCGTTAGGTAAGTCGCTACGGGGTCTACTCAACGGTCTTACAGCCGAGCACAGCCCTTCAGCAAAAGAACGAATTAAAAACTGCTTCTTGATGAGTAGTCGTTATGAGTATCTCTTTTGGGAGATGGCTTATACGCGAGAAGAATGGAAAATTTAG
- a CDS encoding sugar phosphate isomerase/epimerase has translation MDIICASICYRGYAEDEVAATLEYAPQIGYRLMEIHGPLIWSVDAALAFDIDGMKAKIDAAGMKCAGLYPPGWGGQDTADVDARAGAIAKCVEIAEGLGATHLTTSGAQRRTEPGALDRVIACVREVLQRIPAESQIKLTLEPHHGNVLEQASDFQTILDAIPDERVGVCIDTGHFHSSGVDTLAAIRQFASRLYAVHLKDHLGTVSVGIGRGDLNLKEIIEALQAVDYQGDLTLELEVEDPENLPRYTEEAYFYLKGMLGLPL, from the coding sequence ATGGATATTATCTGTGCTTCTATCTGTTACCGAGGCTACGCTGAAGACGAGGTAGCCGCAACTTTGGAATATGCGCCACAGATTGGCTATCGTCTCATGGAAATCCATGGACCCCTTATCTGGAGCGTGGATGCCGCGCTTGCCTTTGATATAGACGGTATGAAGGCGAAAATTGATGCCGCTGGCATGAAGTGTGCAGGACTCTATCCTCCGGGTTGGGGTGGACAGGACACTGCCGATGTTGACGCACGCGCAGGCGCAATCGCCAAATGCGTTGAAATCGCCGAGGGACTCGGCGCAACCCATCTAACAACAAGCGGCGCACAACGCAGGACGGAACCCGGGGCGTTGGACAGAGTTATTGCCTGTGTCCGTGAGGTATTGCAACGCATACCTGCAGAGAGTCAAATCAAATTGACACTTGAACCCCATCACGGGAACGTTCTTGAGCAAGCCTCGGATTTCCAAACCATTCTGGATGCGATTCCAGACGAACGGGTCGGTGTCTGTATAGATACAGGACATTTCCATTCATCCGGTGTTGATACACTTGCTGCGATTCGTCAATTCGCATCGCGTCTGTATGCAGTGCATCTCAAAGATCATCTCGGCACTGTGTCTGTCGGCATCGGACGCGGGGATCTCAATCTCAAAGAGATTATTGAGGCACTCCAAGCGGTAGACTATCAAGGCGACCTGACCTTGGAATTAGAAGTCGAAGATCCAGAAAATCTCCCTCGCTATACAGAAGAGGCTTACTTCTATCTGAAGGGAATGCTCGGTTTACCGCTATAG